A part of Rattus norvegicus strain BN/NHsdMcwi chromosome 4, GRCr8, whole genome shotgun sequence genomic DNA contains:
- the 1700012A03Rikl gene encoding uncharacterized protein LOC689042: protein METEMRRPNTVICSYAHDFWQVCIGLQELSAEFQFWSHSKAEPSKKKPRVCPEKPAAEGGEERSLLQKWLDRDACCRGKPAEERSLLEKWLQRDACRRSGGKEHPAVDRSGGKEHSAVDVAVETIATPQQSQEAMFSPNP, encoded by the exons atggaaacagaaatgagacGACCAAACACTGTTATTTGTTCATATGCCCATGACTTCTGGCAAGTGTGCATTGGCCTTCAGGAGCTTTCGGCTGAG TTCCAGTTCTGGAGTCATTCTAAAGCAGAGCCGAGTAAGAAAAAGCCAAGAGTCTGCCCAGAGAAGCCTGCTGCAGAAGGGGGTGAAGAGAGAAGCTTACTGCAGAAGTGGCTGGATAGAGACGCCTGCTGCAGAGGGAAGCCTGCTGAAGAGAGAAGcctgctggagaagtggctgcAGAGAGACGCATGCCGCAGAAGTGGTGGCAAAGAGCATCCTGCTGTGGACAGAAGTGGTGGCAAAGAGCATTCTGCTGTGGACGTGGCTGTAGAGACAATTGCGACACCTCAGCAGAGCCAAGAAGCCATGTTCTCACCCAACCCTTGA